In Hamadaea flava, a genomic segment contains:
- a CDS encoding BTAD domain-containing putative transcriptional regulator has protein sequence MRIGLLGPFEVQVDGGMVEVPGARLRALLAALALEPGRIVPRTRLVDWIWGEEPPADAVNALQVLVSRLRRLLPDGLVEAKAGGYRLAVDPESVDVSRFERLVAEAREADDPVRVSLLRTALGLWRGTAMEGIALSGSKAFDSAVTGLTELHVAVLGDRVDAEVRLGRGADLVSELTELVASHPLREGFVAALMRALAEAGRGAEALTAYQQLSERLADELGVDPSAELSAVNTAVLRGEIGGRAENRRTNLRAELTTFVGKEEDVAAIAELATRHRLVTLTGAGGSGKTRLATETARTMLGDLPDGAWLVELAPLQAGGELAQATLTAIGLRDQSAGGGAPGGDAVDRLVAAVRDRVMLLVLDNCEHMIEAVSEFADRLLGECRRLRIIATSREPLGITGEALWQVEPLALPAQGAPAAEVGASPAVRLLRDRAEAVRRNVGSDERTLATMARVCRALDGMPLAIELAAARLRTMSVEQLADRLDDRFQLLTGGSRTALARHRTLRAVVDWSWDLLSEAERDLLRRLSVFAGGVSLEAAERVCADGNDALDLLTALTEKSLLLAYGEDEPRYRMLNTIREYADQRLTESGDAESARRAYVGYVVELTETADPHLRRAEQLTWMSKVEAEHDNISAALRLAIAEGWAEEAMRLVGAAGWYWFLSGHRAEGTELSIAGASVPGEVSAEVRALACTIVTLFVSSGAAGDQYQAQQWIEDAYRYTELSGSTHPLLAFARPLERMLREPADFLPAYEPLIHDADPWVRAQARLTRSRLRLALGREVDQVDDDIEAALAESRALGERWGISGALTFLADRLGPRGEFAAACAYYEEAAAVLVEVGGTEEVVSIRTRQAQLYWLLGDERASLITLAEAVRAADGITWPDTLGEVALAQAQLARFRGEADQAREHLATIRMRPGDDTSGLYVLLQDVRGYLAEDLGEARAYRAGALRAAVQLSYRPMIAQVLVGIADQAARQGQDEQAARLLAASENVRGMPDRTQPDAARIGEEVRQRLGEAVFAEALQDGRDRDWQELAEITLAS, from the coding sequence GTGCGTATTGGGTTGCTCGGTCCGTTCGAAGTCCAGGTCGACGGCGGCATGGTGGAGGTGCCGGGCGCCCGGCTGCGCGCGTTGCTCGCCGCGCTCGCACTGGAGCCCGGCCGGATCGTTCCGCGTACGCGGCTGGTCGACTGGATCTGGGGCGAGGAGCCACCCGCCGACGCGGTGAACGCGCTGCAGGTCCTGGTGTCCCGGCTGCGCCGGCTGCTGCCGGACGGGCTGGTCGAGGCGAAGGCGGGCGGCTACCGGCTGGCCGTCGATCCCGAGTCGGTCGACGTGAGCCGGTTCGAGCGCCTGGTCGCCGAGGCTCGCGAGGCCGACGATCCGGTACGCGTCAGCCTGCTGCGTACGGCGTTGGGGTTGTGGCGCGGGACGGCGATGGAAGGCATCGCCCTGTCGGGCAGCAAGGCGTTCGACTCCGCGGTCACCGGGCTGACCGAACTGCACGTCGCCGTGCTCGGCGATCGCGTGGACGCCGAGGTACGCCTCGGCCGCGGCGCGGACCTGGTCTCCGAGCTGACGGAGTTGGTGGCGAGCCATCCCTTGCGGGAGGGCTTCGTCGCGGCGTTGATGCGCGCTCTGGCCGAGGCGGGACGTGGGGCAGAGGCGCTGACGGCGTACCAGCAATTGTCGGAGCGGCTGGCCGACGAACTGGGAGTGGACCCGTCGGCCGAGTTGTCGGCGGTGAACACGGCGGTCTTGCGCGGCGAGATCGGCGGGCGGGCGGAGAACCGGCGCACGAACCTGCGGGCCGAGCTGACCACGTTCGTGGGCAAGGAAGAGGACGTCGCGGCGATCGCGGAGCTGGCGACCCGGCACCGGCTGGTCACGCTGACGGGCGCGGGTGGTTCCGGTAAGACGCGGCTCGCCACGGAGACCGCGCGGACGATGCTCGGCGACCTGCCGGACGGCGCGTGGCTGGTGGAGCTGGCCCCGCTCCAGGCGGGCGGTGAGCTGGCGCAGGCCACGCTGACCGCGATCGGCCTGCGGGACCAGTCGGCGGGCGGCGGGGCCCCGGGCGGTGACGCGGTGGACCGGCTGGTCGCCGCGGTCCGGGACCGGGTGATGTTGCTGGTCCTGGACAACTGCGAGCACATGATCGAGGCGGTTTCGGAGTTCGCGGACCGGCTGCTCGGCGAGTGCCGGCGGCTGCGGATCATCGCCACGAGCCGCGAGCCGCTCGGTATCACCGGCGAGGCGCTGTGGCAGGTCGAGCCGCTCGCTCTGCCCGCGCAGGGTGCGCCGGCCGCCGAGGTCGGCGCGTCGCCCGCGGTCCGGTTGCTCCGCGATCGGGCCGAGGCGGTACGCCGGAACGTCGGTTCCGATGAACGGACGCTGGCCACGATGGCACGCGTATGCCGGGCGCTCGACGGGATGCCGCTGGCGATCGAGTTGGCGGCGGCGCGGCTGCGGACGATGTCGGTGGAGCAGTTGGCGGATCGGCTCGACGACCGATTCCAGCTGCTCACCGGCGGCAGCCGGACGGCGCTAGCCCGGCACCGGACGTTGCGCGCGGTGGTGGACTGGAGTTGGGACCTGCTCAGCGAGGCCGAGCGGGACCTGCTGCGCAGGCTGTCGGTGTTCGCCGGCGGGGTCAGCCTCGAAGCGGCCGAACGGGTGTGCGCCGACGGCAACGACGCCCTCGACCTGCTGACCGCGTTGACGGAGAAGTCGCTGCTGCTCGCGTACGGCGAGGACGAGCCACGCTATCGGATGCTCAACACCATCCGCGAGTACGCCGACCAGCGCCTGACCGAATCCGGCGACGCCGAGTCCGCGCGGCGGGCGTACGTCGGATATGTGGTCGAGCTGACCGAGACGGCTGATCCGCATCTGCGCCGGGCCGAGCAGCTCACCTGGATGTCCAAAGTGGAAGCCGAGCACGACAACATCAGCGCGGCCCTGCGTCTGGCGATCGCCGAAGGCTGGGCAGAGGAGGCCATGCGGCTGGTCGGCGCGGCGGGGTGGTACTGGTTCCTCAGCGGGCATCGGGCCGAGGGCACCGAGCTGAGCATCGCCGGGGCCTCCGTTCCCGGTGAGGTGTCCGCCGAGGTACGCGCGTTGGCCTGCACCATCGTCACGCTCTTCGTCAGTTCCGGCGCGGCCGGCGACCAATACCAGGCGCAGCAGTGGATCGAGGACGCCTACCGATACACCGAACTCAGCGGGTCGACGCATCCGCTGCTCGCGTTCGCCCGGCCGCTGGAACGCATGCTGCGGGAACCGGCCGACTTCCTGCCGGCGTACGAGCCGCTGATCCACGACGCCGATCCGTGGGTGCGGGCGCAGGCCCGGCTCACGCGCAGCCGGCTGCGGCTCGCCCTCGGCCGCGAAGTGGACCAGGTGGACGACGACATCGAAGCCGCCCTCGCCGAATCGCGGGCGCTCGGCGAACGGTGGGGGATCTCGGGAGCGCTGACCTTCCTGGCGGATCGGCTCGGCCCGCGCGGCGAGTTCGCGGCGGCGTGCGCGTACTACGAGGAAGCGGCCGCGGTGCTCGTCGAAGTGGGCGGGACCGAAGAGGTGGTCAGCATCCGGACCCGGCAGGCCCAGCTGTATTGGCTGCTCGGCGACGAGCGGGCCAGCCTGATCACCCTGGCGGAGGCGGTGCGGGCGGCCGACGGCATCACCTGGCCGGACACCCTGGGCGAAGTCGCGCTGGCACAAGCGCAACTCGCGCGGTTCCGGGGCGAGGCGGACCAGGCGCGGGAGCATCTGGCGACGATCCGCATGCGGCCCGGCGACGACACGAGCGGCCTGTACGTCCTGCTCCAGGACGTGCGCGGCTACCTCGCCGAGGACCTCGGCGAGGCCCGCGCGTACCGGGCCGGGGCGTTGCGGGCGGCGGTCCAGCTCAGCTATCGGCCGATGATCGCGCAGGTGCTGGTCGGGATCGCGGATCAGGCCGCCCGGCAAGGACAGGACGAACAAGCCGCGCGACTGCTCGCGGCCAGTGAGAACGTGCGCGGAATGCCTGATCGTACGCAGCCCGACGCCGCCCGGATCGGCGAGGAAGTGCGGCAGCGCCTCGGCGAAGCCGTGTTCGCCGAGGCGCTCCAGGACGGGCGGGACCGAGACTGGCAGGAGCTGGCCGAGATCACCCTCGCGAGCTGA
- the lepB gene encoding signal peptidase I, which translates to MTEAGLISAAVLSAFGVVLILARLRVKVITVKGQSMAPSYQHGDRLLMRRTRVCRRDDVVVFTSPIEIPMGPALLVKRVAAVPGDPVPEAARTRIGDAVVPPGQLVVLGDNQRSLDSRELGYIALDSVVGVVQRRLAGSTP; encoded by the coding sequence ATGACGGAGGCCGGACTGATCAGCGCGGCGGTCCTGTCGGCTTTCGGCGTGGTGTTGATCCTGGCCCGGCTGCGCGTCAAAGTCATCACGGTCAAGGGTCAGAGCATGGCGCCCAGCTATCAGCACGGCGATCGGCTGCTCATGCGGCGTACGCGGGTGTGCCGCCGGGACGACGTCGTGGTGTTCACCTCGCCGATCGAGATCCCGATGGGGCCGGCGTTGCTGGTCAAGCGGGTGGCGGCGGTGCCGGGCGATCCGGTACCGGAGGCGGCCCGAACCCGCATCGGCGACGCCGTGGTGCCACCAGGTCAGCTCGTGGTCCTGGGGGACAACCAGCGCAGTCTCGATTCACGAGAGCTCGGCTACATCGCGCTGGACAGCGTGGTCGGCGTCGTTCAGCGCCGCCTTGCTGGGAGTACCCCGTGA